CACCATGTGCGCAAGGCGCGGGACTATATAGAAGAACATCTCGATCAAAGCATCAGCCTCAGCACCCTCAGCGAGCTGTGCGGCGTGTCGATCCGCACCCTGCAAAACGGCTTTCGGCAGTTCCTCCAGCAGCCACCGCTGGACTACATCCGCGACCGGCGTCTGGCGCTGATCCACGAGGCTTTGAAGCAGGCCAGGGACAACGACAGCGTGACCAGCATCCTGTTGCGCCACGGCATCAACAGCCTCGGGCATTTCTCCAGTCTCTATCGCCAGCGCTATGGCTGCCTGCCGTCGGACACGCTGCGCCGGCGGATGCATTGACGCGGCTGCGTGATCGGTCGCTTCGCTGCGCAATCGGATAAGCCTGTGGCGGCGCGCCTCGCTAGCATCGAGTCTCTAACAAGAGGAGTGTCTTAGATGAAGATCAGTGTGCTCGGTGGTGGTCATGGCTGTTACGCGGCGGCGGTGGAAATGGCCGAGAAGGGCCATCAGGTGCGCCTGTGGCGGCGGGACGGTGCGGCGCTCAAGGCGCTGCTGGAAATCGGCAGCCTGACGGTCCGCGATTACCGTGGTACGCGCCAGGTGTCGGTGGGTCAGCCGGGTGATCTGCTGACCCTGACCGACAATCTGGCCGAAGCCCTCGGCGATGCGCAACTGGTGATCGTGCCGCTGCCGTCGACCTCACACGACGACCTGGCCCAGCAGGTCGCACCGCACCTGCATGACGGCCAGGTGCTGTTCCTGCCACCGGGGACCTTTGGCAGCTATGTGTTCGCCAGGGCCATGGCGGATGCCGGCAATCACAGTCGGGTAGCCTTCGCTGAAACCGGCACCCTGCCGTATCTGGTACGCAAGCACGGTGCCAACCAACTGGTGATCAGTTGCTACGCGACCCGGCTGCCGACCGGGGTGTTTCCCGCCGAGTTGTCCGGGTCGGCCTTTGCGGTATTGCGCGAGGCTTATCCGAGTGTCGAGCCGATCGAAGACGCCCTCAGTGGTGCGCTGATGAATGCCGGGCCGATCATTCACCCGCCGTTGATCATGATGAACGCCGGGCCCCTGGAGCACTTCGAGACCTGGGACATTCACAACGAGGGTACTCAGCCGTCGATTCGCCGGGTGACCAACCAGCTCGACGCCGAGCGCATGGCCGTGCGTGAGGCATTGGGCTACGGCGCGCCGCACTTTCCATTGGCCGATCACTACAACAGCACGGAAGGCGAGGAGTGGATGTACGGCCGTGGCGCCCACGGCAAGTTGACCGACAGTGGCGACTGGCGTGAAGACATCAATCTGCAGACCCACCGTTACATGCTCGAAGACACGCGCCTTGGCCTGTCATTGCTGGTGTCTGTGGGGCGCTGGGCGGGTGTGTCGACCCCGGTCGCGCAAGGCCTGCTGAGCATCGCTTCGGCAGTGTCCGGGCGCAATCTCTACGCCGAAGGCCGGACCCTGGAAAACCTCGGTCTGGCCGGGCTCGACCGGGCACAGATGAGCGCGCTGCTGACCCAGGGTTGCCCACGATGAACGCTGTGCTGCCGAAGGTCTGCGTGGTCGGCGCCGGGCGGATGGGCGAGGGCATTGCCCTGGCGTTCATCCATGCCGGTCTGCCGGTGAGCCTGATCGATATCAAGGAGCGCGCCGAGGACCAGCGCCGGGATTACTTCGAAAAGGTGCGCAACAACCTGCGCAGTGAATTGCAGATGCTGGTGCGCCTGGGGTTGCTTGAGGACGCGCAGGCGGACATTGCCCTGGCGCGCCTGACTCTGCAATCGCGGACCCAGGCAGCGGCAACCTTGGGCGAGTGCGACCTGGTTTTCGAGGCGGTGCCGGAAGTCATCGAGTTGAAGCAGGCGACTTTTGCCTGGGTCAGCCAGCAGGTGCCGGCAACGACCATTATTGCCTCGACCACCTCGACCTTCCTGGTTACCGAGCTGGCGGGGATGGTCGACGCGCCGCAGCGTTTCGTCAACGCCCATTGGCTCAATCCCGCCTACCTGATGCCGCTGGTGGAAGTCAGCCGCAGTGAGACGACGTGTGCGCAGGTGGTCCAGCGCCTGCTGCAGTTGCTCAAACGCATCGGCAAGGTGCCGGTGGTGTGCAACCCGGTGGCCGGCTACATCGTGCCGCGCATCCAGGCGCTGGCGATGAACGAGGCGGCGAGGATGGTCGAGGAGGGCGTGGCCAGCGCCGAGGATATCGACACGGCGGTTCGGGTCGGCTTTGGCTTGCGGTTTTCGGTGTTGGGGCTGCTGGAGTTTATCGATTGGGGCGGCGGTGACATTCTCTACTACGCCTCGCGCTACCTGAGCCGCGAACTGGCCCCGCGCTTCGAGTCGCCGCAGGTCATTGCCGACAACATGCAGGGCGGTCGCAATGGCTTGCGCGATGGGCAGGGGTTCTACGATTACCGGGAACGGGATGTGGAGGCCTACAAGCAGCAACGGCTCGGGGAGTTTGTGCGCAAGTTGCAACTGAGCGGGCTGACGCCGGCGTTTGAGGGGGCCTTGCGGCAGGGTTGATGACCCGGGCCTGCCGCTTGGCTTTGATGCGATTGCTGTTGCTGTTGATTTTGTGGGAGCGAGCCTGCTCGCGAAAGAACGTTAGGGCGCCGCGTACATTCAGGATGCCCGAGTCATCGTTCTTCGCGAGCAGGCTCGCTCCCACAGGTTCATCACACAGGTTTCAGTCTCACAGGTTTTTTTGCAGCTGTTACTGCTGCTTCATTTTCTCCGCAATTTTCTTGTCTACATCCGCACGGATCTGGTCGATGCTGAAGCTCGCCGGACGCTGGCTAGGCGGGTAGTCGACAAAGGTCTGCAGGAACGCGGCGGACCGGCGGACACCATCGAATATCAGGTAGTCGTTCTTGGTCAGCCAGTCATAGTATTGGTCGGATACCACGTCGGCACGCTCGTACGGGTCCATGCGCAGGTTGAACATTTTGGGTACGCGCAGGCAGGTGAAAGGTTCGCTCCAGACCTTGAGGCCACCTGGCGCACGTTGCTCACAGAACACCAGTTTCCAGTCGTTAAAGCGCATGCTCACCAGATCGCCATCGTCGCTGAAATAGTAGAACTCGGTGCGCGCGCTCTTGTCGGTCTTGCCGGTCAGATAGTCCAGCTGGTTGTAGCCGTCCAGATGCACCTTGAAGTTCTTCCCGCCGATGTCGGCACCCTTGAGCAGGCGGTCCTTGATGTCGGTATCGCCAACGGCGGCCAACAGGGTCGGGAACCAGTCCAGTCCGGAGAACATTTGCGTGGACACTTCACCCGGTTTGACCTTGCCCGGCCAGCGGATCATCGCCGGTACCCGGTAAGCGCCTTCCCAGTTGGAGTTTTTCTCGTTGCGGAACGGTGTGGTCGCCGCGTCCGGCCAGGACCACTGGTTCGGACCGTTGTCGGTGGTGTAGACGACGATGGTGTTGTCGGTCAGCTTGAGGTCGTCGAGGGTCTTCAACAACTTGCCGACATCACCATCGTGTTCGAGCATGCCATCGGCGTATTCATTGCCGATCATGCCGCTTTGCCCCTTCATCGACTCGCGCACGTGGGTGAAGGCGTGCATGCGGGTGGTGTTCATCCAGACGAAGAATGGCTTGTCAGCCTTGGCCTGCTTCTCGATGAACGCCTGGGCGGCAGCGGTGGTTTCGTCGTCGATGGTCTCCATGCGTTTTTTGTTCAGTGCGCCGGTGTCTTCGATCTTGCCGTCGGCGAAGCTGTGGATCACCCCGCGTGGCGAGGCGGCCTTGACGAACTCGGCATCATCCTTCGGCCAGTACGGACGTTCGGGCTCTTCTTCGGCGTTGAGGTGATAGAGGTTGCCGAAGAACTCGTCGAAGCCGTGATTGGTCGGCAGGTATTCGTCCTTGTCCCCCAGGTGGTTCTTGCCGAACTGACCGGTGGCATAACCCTTGGCCTTGAGTGCCTGGGCGATGGTCACGTCGCGGGCCTGCAGGCCAACCGGTACGCCGGGCATGCCGACTTTCGACAGGCCCGTACGCAATGGGGTCTGGCCAGTAATGAAGCTCGAGCGTCCCGCGGTGCAACTGTTCTCCGCGTAATAGTCGGTGAATATCATGCCCTCTTTGGCGATACGGTCGATGTTCGGTGTCTTGTAGCCAACCACGCCCATGGAATAAGCGCTGATATTGGTCTGGCCGATGTCATCGCCGAAAATCACCAGGATGTTCGGTTTGTCGGCGGCTGTGGCCGACAGCGCCAGTACGGAGGACGCCGCGAAGGCGACCCTGGGTAACCACTTGCCTATGCGAGTCATTCGACTTGCTCCCTTGCCGGTGGATCGCTCATTGCGACAGATTGTTGTGCAGTCCGGCACCACGCATCGAGAGATGCACCACATGGGAGCGGACAAATCGACAACCTTATCGACGATAGACCAGCTCAGAGATTTTGCTCTACCAAGGGATTAATCAGGTGAGAAATTTCTGTAGGGCGTTGGTTGCTTCACACTGTGGGGTGGGGGGGACGGTGCACATATCCATTAAACAGCCATCCATCAGCGTCAGGGGGCCGCTGGAGTCAGTGGCGAACGGGTCATCATGAGCTGGCCACTATCAATGACGGCGGATATGAGGAGGCGCCTTATAAAGACTCACGACTCTGGCCATCCACGATCCGGCAGATTTACACGAAAAATCGTACCCTGCTCCAGTTTGGACTCGACCTCTATAGAACCGCCATGCCCTTCTACAATTTGAGCAGCTATGAATAAACCGAGGCCAAGACCAGAGGATGCGCCTGGTTTACCCTCTGAATATCTGGAATAGCGTCCCTCCGGATTAAAGAGCGTAGGCAAGAAGTTGGCTGGAATTGGCTCTCCGTGATTTTGCACGTGAAAGCAAGCACCGGTGCCATTTCTGGTCAGCATGACATTGATAGGACGCTTTGGATCTCCGTGCCGCACGGCGTTGCCAATAAGGTTTGAGAACACCTGTGCCATGCGTGGCGGGTCGTACTGGCCGGTTACTTTTCCCTCAACGCTGGTAATGATCTTCGATTTCGGGTGGGCCGCAGTGAGTTCATTCACGACTGATGTACAAACAGCCGTTAGATCAACAACTTCTCGCCTCACCGGTATTCCTGTACCCAGGTTACAACGGGCCAAGTCTAGAAGGTCGGCAACCATCTGGTTCGCGCTTAAAACACTGGCGGAAATCTGAGAAATTATTTTTTTTCCACGGGGGCCTAATTCTTCCGTTTGTTTCAGCAAATCGGCACCCAGCGTTACAGCGCTCAATGGCGTGCGAAGATCGTGGCCCAATACGCCCAGTACCATTTTTCGGGTCGCCTCCACCGCTTGCCCGTAGGACGCAATCGATTCGATAAGCGCTTGGTCTATCGCTTCGTTGAATCGGATCACATCTTCCATTTGATGATCTTCCCCGGCGTATCCTTGGGCAAGCCACAGTCTGAGCACGCTTGACCTAAGCGCACGATACTCGGCAACCATCTGATCCATTGTGAAGCCCGCCATCAGGCGCGTTAATGCGTGGGTTACAGCCGCCGATTCGTCTTGCGTGCTAGGCCCGAGCCCCTGGGATTTGTCGATCTGTTGCTGCTCGGTTTGAGAGGTGCGCAAATCGCGAGCAACAGCCTGCAAAATATATTCAGAATGGTTTCTCAGACCTCGGGAATCCATGGTTGGCATCGGAGTGTTCACCGACCTGGCGAACGCTTCCCAAGCTTGCAAAATAGGCTCCATATTTTCGTCGATGAAATCTGAAAGCCTCATGGCGTCCCCATTAAAACGTTGTACGTTACGAAAGTGCCCATCGACGGAAGTTTTACCCTTGAGTCAGTTTAGTTGAATGAAGGACATAATTCCTCTGCCAGTGACCGTTCGTCAGTTGACCTAAACGGTTATAACTTTCGGAGCCCTAAACTTAAATAACTTAATGGATAGCATAATGCCTACCACCGTACTGGTCATCGATGATGATGAAACCTTACGCTCCTTGATGGCAGATGCGAT
This region of Pseudomonas fluorescens genomic DNA includes:
- a CDS encoding NAD/NADP-dependent octopine/nopaline dehydrogenase family protein, which codes for MKISVLGGGHGCYAAAVEMAEKGHQVRLWRRDGAALKALLEIGSLTVRDYRGTRQVSVGQPGDLLTLTDNLAEALGDAQLVIVPLPSTSHDDLAQQVAPHLHDGQVLFLPPGTFGSYVFARAMADAGNHSRVAFAETGTLPYLVRKHGANQLVISCYATRLPTGVFPAELSGSAFAVLREAYPSVEPIEDALSGALMNAGPIIHPPLIMMNAGPLEHFETWDIHNEGTQPSIRRVTNQLDAERMAVREALGYGAPHFPLADHYNSTEGEEWMYGRGAHGKLTDSGDWREDINLQTHRYMLEDTRLGLSLLVSVGRWAGVSTPVAQGLLSIASAVSGRNLYAEGRTLENLGLAGLDRAQMSALLTQGCPR
- a CDS encoding 3-hydroxybutyryl-CoA dehydrogenase — encoded protein: MNAVLPKVCVVGAGRMGEGIALAFIHAGLPVSLIDIKERAEDQRRDYFEKVRNNLRSELQMLVRLGLLEDAQADIALARLTLQSRTQAAATLGECDLVFEAVPEVIELKQATFAWVSQQVPATTIIASTTSTFLVTELAGMVDAPQRFVNAHWLNPAYLMPLVEVSRSETTCAQVVQRLLQLLKRIGKVPVVCNPVAGYIVPRIQALAMNEAARMVEEGVASAEDIDTAVRVGFGLRFSVLGLLEFIDWGGGDILYYASRYLSRELAPRFESPQVIADNMQGGRNGLRDGQGFYDYRERDVEAYKQQRLGEFVRKLQLSGLTPAFEGALRQG
- a CDS encoding arylsulfatase yields the protein MTRIGKWLPRVAFAASSVLALSATAADKPNILVIFGDDIGQTNISAYSMGVVGYKTPNIDRIAKEGMIFTDYYAENSCTAGRSSFITGQTPLRTGLSKVGMPGVPVGLQARDVTIAQALKAKGYATGQFGKNHLGDKDEYLPTNHGFDEFFGNLYHLNAEEEPERPYWPKDDAEFVKAASPRGVIHSFADGKIEDTGALNKKRMETIDDETTAAAQAFIEKQAKADKPFFVWMNTTRMHAFTHVRESMKGQSGMIGNEYADGMLEHDGDVGKLLKTLDDLKLTDNTIVVYTTDNGPNQWSWPDAATTPFRNEKNSNWEGAYRVPAMIRWPGKVKPGEVSTQMFSGLDWFPTLLAAVGDTDIKDRLLKGADIGGKNFKVHLDGYNQLDYLTGKTDKSARTEFYYFSDDGDLVSMRFNDWKLVFCEQRAPGGLKVWSEPFTCLRVPKMFNLRMDPYERADVVSDQYYDWLTKNDYLIFDGVRRSAAFLQTFVDYPPSQRPASFSIDQIRADVDKKIAEKMKQQ
- a CDS encoding sensor histidine kinase translates to MRLSDFIDENMEPILQAWEAFARSVNTPMPTMDSRGLRNHSEYILQAVARDLRTSQTEQQQIDKSQGLGPSTQDESAAVTHALTRLMAGFTMDQMVAEYRALRSSVLRLWLAQGYAGEDHQMEDVIRFNEAIDQALIESIASYGQAVEATRKMVLGVLGHDLRTPLSAVTLGADLLKQTEELGPRGKKIISQISASVLSANQMVADLLDLARCNLGTGIPVRREVVDLTAVCTSVVNELTAAHPKSKIITSVEGKVTGQYDPPRMAQVFSNLIGNAVRHGDPKRPINVMLTRNGTGACFHVQNHGEPIPANFLPTLFNPEGRYSRYSEGKPGASSGLGLGLFIAAQIVEGHGGSIEVESKLEQGTIFRVNLPDRGWPES